One Bdellovibrionales bacterium genomic region harbors:
- a CDS encoding MCE family protein, producing MKHKFNKYERVAGAFVLAAVGGVLLTAVSVAVKQGWFATKSYYSTTFEVADGVHPGTIVQMAGLRAGAVEDVELQADNKIKVSFYVLDKFQPRIRRDSMASLIRPFIIGDRVLEVTVGSELSPEMPQHQSLASAETMDIMTLLSGKALGSNLAKLSTTLENLAHMVEALTSKDRTQSLVRIFDRLDPLLANIEIMANEMTKLSRQATYKGNLQNVVSNLAVTTQELNNILPELNRANPELAKDVAEMSKNLAGLTKDFRVLGPALNAVGPELPQATKRAVEALNETVVMLKAMQKSMFIRGSVQEVREEEAATAAKEAAKNRKPASPEPTK from the coding sequence ATGAAGCACAAGTTCAATAAATATGAACGAGTGGCCGGTGCGTTTGTTCTGGCAGCAGTCGGCGGAGTTCTCCTCACAGCCGTCAGTGTTGCGGTTAAACAGGGCTGGTTTGCAACGAAGAGTTACTATTCAACAACGTTTGAAGTCGCTGACGGGGTTCATCCAGGCACCATCGTGCAGATGGCGGGTCTTCGTGCCGGCGCCGTTGAAGATGTGGAGCTTCAAGCAGACAATAAGATCAAAGTGAGTTTCTATGTGTTGGATAAATTCCAGCCGCGCATCCGTCGTGACAGTATGGCGTCGTTGATTCGTCCTTTCATCATCGGCGACCGTGTCCTTGAAGTGACGGTGGGCTCGGAGCTTTCTCCGGAGATGCCTCAGCATCAGTCTTTGGCATCGGCTGAGACGATGGATATCATGACCTTGTTGAGCGGAAAGGCCCTGGGCAGCAACTTGGCAAAGCTCAGCACGACTTTGGAAAACTTGGCTCACATGGTGGAGGCTCTGACGAGCAAAGATCGTACGCAATCATTGGTGCGTATTTTTGACCGTTTGGATCCGCTGTTGGCAAATATCGAAATTATGGCCAATGAGATGACGAAGTTGAGCCGTCAGGCGACTTACAAGGGTAACTTGCAAAACGTGGTGAGCAACTTGGCAGTGACAACGCAAGAGCTCAACAATATCTTGCCAGAACTGAACCGCGCAAATCCTGAGCTTGCGAAGGACGTCGCGGAGATGAGCAAAAATTTGGCGGGTCTGACCAAAGACTTCCGTGTACTGGGCCCGGCGCTGAATGCCGTAGGACCGGAGCTGCCACAGGCCACGAAGCGCGCCGTGGAAGCCTTGAATGAGACTGTGGTGATGTTAAAAGCCATGCAGAAGAGCATGTTTATCCGCGGCAGTGTCCAAGAAGTCCGCGAAGAAGAAGCGGCCACAGCAGCCAAAGAAGCCGCAAAAAATCGCAAGCCAGCTTCACCTGAACCAACGAAATAA
- a CDS encoding ATP-binding cassette domain-containing protein: MDKQDRIGKIDTIKFEHVTFAHEGQSPLLQNADFEFPMNEVVWVKGTEGQGKSSLLQVLAGLLVPQSGFFYINDQNVLEMSFEEFLPYRLAIGYTFDYGGLISNQTVYDNLMLPLAYHKLIPMKEAKARVESIIKTFDIGKFANERPAHIPGRVRKLACLLRALVMQPQVLVMDDPSVGLGQDTLYTFVDYIHQMRKDGFAKHIFMSSYDEKYMSLFNYQIIHIDDGQIYQQTVDHEKKVVHL, from the coding sequence ATGGATAAGCAAGATCGCATTGGAAAAATTGATACTATTAAGTTTGAACATGTGACCTTTGCTCATGAGGGACAGTCTCCGCTTTTGCAAAATGCGGATTTTGAATTTCCAATGAATGAAGTTGTTTGGGTGAAAGGCACCGAAGGGCAGGGGAAGTCGAGTCTTTTGCAAGTTCTTGCAGGTCTGCTTGTGCCGCAGTCGGGTTTTTTCTATATCAACGATCAAAACGTTCTTGAGATGTCGTTTGAGGAATTTCTGCCTTATCGTTTGGCGATCGGCTACACGTTTGATTACGGCGGATTGATTAGTAATCAAACGGTGTATGATAATTTAATGCTGCCACTGGCGTATCATAAACTCATCCCAATGAAAGAAGCTAAAGCCCGTGTTGAGTCGATCATTAAAACATTCGACATCGGTAAATTTGCAAACGAAAGACCGGCGCATATTCCGGGCCGAGTCCGAAAACTGGCGTGTTTGCTACGCGCTTTGGTGATGCAACCACAAGTTCTCGTGATGGATGATCCCTCGGTGGGGCTTGGTCAAGATACACTGTACACTTTTGTGGACTATATCCATCAAATGCGTAAAGACGGCTTTGCGAAGCATATCTTTATGAGTTCTTACGATGAAAAGTATATGAGTCTTTTTAACTATCAAATTATCCATATCGATGACGGACAGATCTATCAGCAGACAGTGGATCACGAGAAGAAGGTAGTTCACCTATGA
- a CDS encoding ABC transporter permease — protein MGSLWAAIDARVCALGQFVTKNIEYTLRVLLMVYLSMRAAVLDQAQGFRTIVSVISAQIYFTGWQALPLVSVMALATGSVVVLQSMTNLSLLGGTQMIGNFLIAVVMREAGPLLVALVVIARSGTAVASEIGNMRANREIEALESLGINPLSYIVFPRVLGGVISVVCLAFYFNVLALIGGFFITKFMQDMPFSFYMDSLMRAFAKEDVLIFFAKNSFSGMIIFVVSCYQGLSVKKSPHEVPQVTTQAVVNSVIYVIVFNLTVTTLFYLNQLQSLGVV, from the coding sequence ATGGGAAGTTTATGGGCAGCGATCGATGCCAGAGTGTGCGCTCTCGGGCAGTTCGTAACAAAAAATATTGAATATACTTTGCGTGTCTTGTTGATGGTATACCTGTCAATGAGAGCGGCCGTTCTTGATCAAGCTCAAGGCTTTCGCACCATCGTCAGCGTGATCTCGGCACAAATCTATTTCACTGGCTGGCAGGCTTTGCCGCTGGTTTCTGTGATGGCACTAGCCACGGGCAGTGTGGTCGTTCTTCAGTCCATGACGAATTTAAGTTTGCTTGGCGGTACACAGATGATCGGAAACTTCCTGATCGCTGTGGTGATGCGTGAAGCAGGCCCTTTGCTTGTTGCTCTGGTGGTGATTGCCCGTTCAGGAACAGCCGTCGCCAGTGAAATCGGCAATATGCGCGCCAATCGCGAAATTGAGGCTCTTGAAAGTCTTGGAATTAATCCTCTGAGCTACATTGTTTTCCCCCGCGTGTTGGGCGGCGTGATCAGTGTGGTGTGTCTGGCCTTTTACTTTAACGTATTGGCTTTGATAGGTGGTTTTTTTATCACCAAGTTTATGCAAGATATGCCGTTTTCTTTCTATATGGATTCACTCATGAGAGCTTTCGCGAAGGAAGACGTTTTGATTTTCTTTGCGAAGAACAGTTTTAGCGGAATGATTATTTTCGTTGTTTCCTGTTATCAAGGTCTTTCGGTGAAGAAAAGTCCTCATGAAGTGCCACAAGTCACCACACAAGCTGTGGTCAATAGCGTGATCTACGTGATTGTTTTCAATCTCACGGTCACGACGTTGTTCTATTTGAACCAGTTGCAGAGCCTAGGAGTTGTCTAA
- a CDS encoding YdcF family protein, whose protein sequence is MQPPEAPKPKSFFRKRTFWALLILALAVVFRFSAEYRDVIDEPVVNWTKSQNADCAVVLTGGAGRVREGFDLLANQNVKKLIISGVNPNSRLREIMPVWSFYGNLKEDDVVIEKRSETTYGNAQQSLSIVEALRCRDIILVTSRLHMHRSYKTFRGAFPENIEIFKHAVVAGRYEVGFVEAGFEALKSLFYSLWAY, encoded by the coding sequence ATGCAGCCGCCGGAAGCCCCAAAGCCCAAATCTTTTTTTCGTAAAAGAACTTTTTGGGCCTTGCTCATTCTCGCTCTGGCGGTGGTCTTTCGTTTCAGTGCTGAATACCGCGACGTCATCGACGAACCGGTGGTGAATTGGACGAAATCTCAAAATGCCGACTGTGCCGTCGTACTGACGGGCGGCGCGGGCAGGGTCCGCGAGGGCTTTGATCTCCTCGCAAATCAAAACGTTAAAAAATTAATTATCTCGGGTGTGAATCCAAACTCGCGGCTGCGTGAAATCATGCCGGTGTGGAGCTTCTACGGAAACCTCAAAGAAGACGACGTCGTCATCGAGAAACGCTCTGAAACCACCTATGGAAATGCTCAGCAGAGTTTGAGTATCGTTGAAGCTCTTCGCTGCCGCGATATCATTTTGGTCACGTCTCGGCTTCACATGCATCGCTCTTACAAGACCTTTAGAGGGGCGTTCCCGGAGAATATTGAGATCTTTAAACACGCTGTTGTTGCAGGTCGATATGAGGTCGGTTTTGTCGAAGCAGGTTTTGAAGCACTAAAATCACTTTTTTATTCGCTGTGGGCCTACTAA
- a CDS encoding RidA family protein, with protein MKKIISTDSAPKAIGPYSQAVLMDSFLFCSGQIPIDPKTNEVFTGDIKTQTEMVIKNIEGVLKAADMNFSNVVKTTIFLTNMSDFATVNEIYGKSFATNPPARSTVAVAALPKGVNVEIEVLAHR; from the coding sequence ATGAAAAAAATTATTTCTACAGACAGTGCTCCTAAAGCGATCGGCCCTTACTCTCAAGCAGTTCTCATGGATTCTTTCTTGTTCTGCTCTGGTCAGATTCCTATCGATCCAAAAACAAATGAAGTTTTCACTGGCGATATCAAAACTCAAACTGAGATGGTTATCAAAAACATCGAAGGCGTTTTGAAAGCCGCTGACATGAACTTCAGCAACGTTGTAAAGACGACGATCTTTTTGACGAACATGTCTGATTTCGCGACTGTGAATGAAATCTACGGCAAATCTTTTGCGACAAACCCACCGGCTCGTTCAACTGTAGCTGTGGCAGCGTTGCCAAAAGGTGTGAACGTAGAAATCGAAGTCTTGGCTCATCGCTAG
- a CDS encoding organic solvent tolerance protein: MRFSAAILSIFVGLTAFANVASAKELVNRLGIGVKNDTSINIPALSVNYWPTTEIGLTGGLAIDTEKDNSRFALSGGVRRIVFKEDNLNFTMGGELGLINREVSGDKQSGFYLSGLFGAEFFFAGLENLSLSFQGGVGVVSLKDVRFRTVGDTPMQAAVTFYF; encoded by the coding sequence ATGCGCTTTTCAGCTGCTATTCTAAGCATTTTCGTGGGTTTGACTGCGTTTGCCAATGTTGCTTCAGCGAAGGAACTTGTGAACCGCCTCGGTATCGGTGTGAAAAACGATACTTCTATCAACATTCCAGCTTTGTCTGTGAACTATTGGCCAACGACAGAGATCGGTTTGACCGGCGGTTTGGCAATCGACACTGAAAAAGACAACTCGCGCTTTGCTTTGAGCGGCGGCGTTCGTCGGATCGTTTTCAAAGAAGACAACCTGAACTTCACCATGGGTGGCGAACTCGGTTTGATCAACCGTGAAGTATCGGGCGATAAGCAGTCCGGATTCTACTTGAGCGGTCTTTTCGGAGCGGAGTTCTTCTTCGCTGGTCTTGAGAACTTGAGCTTGAGTTTCCAAGGGGGCGTGGGCGTTGTGTCTTTGAAAGACGTTCGCTTCAGAACTGTCGGCGACACACCTATGCAAGCGGCTGTGACTTTCTATTTCTAA